AACTTTTCTGAATATTCAAAATACTTAACCACCAAAAAGGTTCCAGCCAGCGCGATTGTAATGCCCATGCAAATCATCGAAAGCTTGCGGCGGCCGCGCTGAATTGCGTCCAGGCCCAGTGCAACAGACAGCGAACTGACAATCAGCACTACCGTATTGAGGCCGCCCATCACCTTGTCGAGGGTGTGGTGCGCAGCCTTAAAGGGTTCCAGAAATTTGCCGTGAAAGATAAAGAACAAGGCAAAGAGCACTCCAAACAGCAGAAGCTCTGTGGCCAGAAAGAGCCACATGCCAAGCTTGGCGCCTTCGTAGCCGCCTAGCTCTTCATGCACCGGGTGCTTGTCGCGATATAGAGCGTGAGTACTTGCTGACATGCGCTTCTCTCTTCTTCCTTATCCTGCTTTGCGCTGGCTGTGCCCGCCAGCATGCCCGTCGTCCATCGTGCCGTAATCATAGATCGATTCCGGGAAGGTAGGCGTATGGGCAAAGTTAGTGGTCGGCGG
This genomic stretch from Leptospirales bacterium harbors:
- a CDS encoding cytochrome c oxidase subunit 3 family protein codes for the protein MSASTHALYRDKHPVHEELGGYEGAKLGMWLFLATELLLFGVLFALFFIFHGKFLEPFKAAHHTLDKVMGGLNTVVLIVSSLSVALGLDAIQRGRRKLSMICMGITIALAGTFLVVKYFEYSEKFHHHIFPGNATMLKDDAVHEIVSVDDYIARRNMGPEEAADFKKGVNLFFTFYFMMTGVHGLHVIIGMTVLFIIMLKMGGGRYSHWYYTPVENGALYWHLVDLIWIYLFPLFYLIS